GGAACCCAGCCGGAGATCGATAGCTATAGCGCTTTTTTCGATAACGGACATCGGGTGAAAACCGAATTGGATGCGTGGCTACACGCCAATCACATCACCCATTTGATTATTCTGGGGCTGGCGACCGATTATTGCGTCAAGTTCAGCGTGCTGGATGCCATTGCGCTGGGCTATCACACCGAAGTCTTGGTGGATGGCTGTCGTGGCGTAAATCTTTCGTCAGATGACAGTGAATCCGCATTACTGGAAATGACGCAACGTGGGGCGATACTGACGGATATGGCGCAGTTTCTTACTACGTTGTCTGCCACCCACTAACGCTACGGCTACTGACAACGGGAACAGCGGCAGCCGTTGCGGCTGCCTGCTTATGTTTTACGCGTTGGGTTTCAGCGTAATAATGGCGTCAGCGATGTTAAACTCGCGCTTCAGCTCTTGCTTACTCTTCATCACAATTTCGCCATCAGTGCCAATCGTCATGTGCTCAGCCTGTTCGTTATGGCGAGCCTGCCACATCATCACCATTTGCAGGCAGTTTTCTTTCTGTTCAGCCGTCAACGCGACACCGTCTGGCCATTTGCCCAGCTCCACCGCCGTGACTAACCGTTGGTAAATTTCTGGCGTCATAGCGTCGATCAGATCATTGAGTTCCATATCCGGTTTCTGCTCCGAGAAAGGTCAGATTTATTCTTACTGGGTTTCTGTGCTAACAGCGTTTTTAGTAGCTGAATCGTTTAAAGCAAGCTATCATCTAGTTTATCGCCGTCGCACCTATCACAGACAGATTACCCGTCAACGCGTTCGCCATCAACGTCGTCGATGAAACTCAGTGAAGCCGAATTCACGCAGTAGCGTTCGCCCGTGGTTTTCGGGCCATCAGGGAAAACGTGCCCCAGATGCGCATCACATTGCCCGCAGCGGATCTCAATACGGCGCATATTGTGTGAATCATCTTCCAGATAGCGAATCGCCTCTGAGGAAACAGGCTGATCGAAGCTTGGCCAGCCACAGCCGGAGTCGTATTTACTGTCGGAATAAAACAGCGGAGCCTGGCAGCACAGGCAGTGATAAGCGCCAGTGCGCTTGTTATGCAGCAATTTGCCTGAAAATGCAGGTTCCGTACCACGTTGCTGGGTGACATAGCGCTGCATCTCTGTCAATTCAGTATTGTCGGATGGGGTACGCGAAGCAGAGTCGTTAGTCATAGGAAGTCTCACAGCGAGTGTTATCAATTCAATTAATCATTGATTATAACAAAAAATTAACAACCTGACAGACCGTTCTGGCCTAATATTAGGAATGTTATTAGCATCAATATTTAATTGTGATGCGAATCACATATTGAGATCACACAGGCTTTATATGATGCATTTCACCCTCATATCAGGCTTAGATGTTACTTAGTTACAGGGTCGAGCGGTTTTCGCACAAAGTTTGGTCATAGGTTTGACTTACAGCAACTATTGACACGATTCCGCTTGACGCTCAGCAAGGTTTTTGTAATTTTACAACCAACCTTTTATTCACAAACCAATAGCTGGTGGAATATATGACTATCAAAGTAGGTATCAACGGTTTTGGCCGTATCGGCCGTATTGTTTTTCGCGCTGCGCAAGAGCGTTCTGACATTGAGATCGTTGCAATCAACGACCTGTTAGATGCTGATTACATGGCGTATATGCTGAAGTACGACTCAACTCATGGTCGTTTCGACGG
This genomic interval from Pectobacterium aquaticum contains the following:
- a CDS encoding YeaC family protein, which gives rise to MELNDLIDAMTPEIYQRLVTAVELGKWPDGVALTAEQKENCLQMVMMWQARHNEQAEHMTIGTDGEIVMKSKQELKREFNIADAIITLKPNA
- the msrB gene encoding peptide-methionine (R)-S-oxide reductase MsrB → MTNDSASRTPSDNTELTEMQRYVTQQRGTEPAFSGKLLHNKRTGAYHCLCCQAPLFYSDSKYDSGCGWPSFDQPVSSEAIRYLEDDSHNMRRIEIRCGQCDAHLGHVFPDGPKTTGERYCVNSASLSFIDDVDGERVDG